In the Mauremys mutica isolate MM-2020 ecotype Southern chromosome 13, ASM2049712v1, whole genome shotgun sequence genome, one interval contains:
- the LOC123348109 gene encoding interleukin-17D-like: MHLKVEAAAQVLLGFAFCQTFGAHIPCREPSDAELESMLSRHLAPGVSLLAPMKDVLPDQDLKSCPVNVSQTSSRLQDRSASPWSYRVNEDPRRYPRRVLEAYCLCEGCLVDRQEDRSVQSEPFYQEVPVLQKSGRCEAGQYVYQPSRLQVAQFCICTFP; encoded by the exons ATGCATCTAAAG GTGGAAGCGGCTGCCCAAGTTCTGCTGGGCTTTGCCTTTTGTCAGACGTTCGGTGCCCACATTCCCTGCCGCGAGCCCTCCGATGCAGAGCTGGAGTCCATGCTCAGCCGCCATCTTGCTCCTGGAGTTAGCTTATTGGCTCCAATGAAGGACGTTTTACCTGACCAGGACCTGAAGTCATGCCCTGTGAACGTCAGCCAGACCTCGTCCCGCCTCCAGGACAGGAGCGCCTCCCCGTGGTCATACAG AGTCAACGAAGACCCGCGCCGGTACCCCCGGAGGGTGCTGGAAGCCTACTGCTTGTGTGAGGGCTGCCTAGTagacaggcaggaggacagatcTGTGCAGAGCGAGCCCTTTTACCAGGAGGTGCCCGTACTGCAGAAATCCGGCCGGTGTGAGGCAGGCCAGTACGTTTACCAGCCCAGCCGCCTGCAAGTCGCTCAGTTTTGCATTTGCACTTTCCCTTGA